AAGGCTTTCGGCGAAGATATATCGGTTCGCTGCGTTGATCCTATGGAAATTTTTGCTGCCAAGGCAAATGCCCTGTTGTCACGAGCCGCAGCAAGAGATCTGTATGATTTTGGAAACATGATCGCAGACAATCTCTTTGCCGACCGAAAAGATCTCTTTCGAAAAAGTATCATCTTCTATGCATCAATTTCCGCGGAAGAACTCAACAAAACTTTTGATATAAAAGCTATTGATACGCTCTCTTTTCAGAAGATCCGTCGCGATCTCTTCCCTGTTTTAGGTCAGTCAGAACGTCGTCGGAAGTTTGATCTTGATGCGCGAATCAATGCAGCGAAAGAATACATCTGCGATCTCATGACTCTTACTGGAGCCGAAACGGAATATCTGGATCGTTTCAAAGCGAAAGAATATCGGCCGGAGTTACTATTCGATGACCGAGACATCCTGAATCGGATCCAAACCCATCCGATGGCACTGTGGAGATGCCGCAAATAAACATTGCAACCGGAGAGCTCGATGTGCCCCGCTGTTGTTCTTGGCGGCGCGACCGTGCGAAGCGCGGCGTTTTCAATTGTGCTTTTTGTTGAAAATCAATATCGGGCCGCGGAAACGGATGGCTCACGAGTTTTTCAATTGCGTCTCGGGGCGGCTCGTTCCTCGTACAAAAACATCCCGAGCGGAACATTTTTCATAAACGAATTTATTGAGATGATTTCATTTATATGCACTAAAACGATTAGTCTGCCTTTCGGCGGCGAACTGAGACTCGGATACGCCGCTTCGCCTTGAGTTTCTCCAGCTGAGTTTTTTTGGCTTAAAACGTCTCCTGACAGATCGTTTCCCTTCGAAAGTCGCCCGTTTGAAACAGCGAAAAAACAATATATAATGAAAAACGCCACACAGAATGGCGCAGGCCGCAAAGGGGCGCTTGAGACTGTTTCTTAATCAAAAAGCCGAACACAGGGGCGCTGCGAGGGAGTTCAGTCGCTCGCAGCGCCCAGAAAACTACGTTGACACTTTATGTCAAGAATTAGTGTGAGACGGCAGTTGCTATGATTTTGAACTGACCGTCGTTCGTTTTCAAGAAAAAAATCCGATTTTCGAGAACGGGGGAAATCACATGAAAGTGCAGATTTCGTTGACTGTCGAAGCGGGCAAGCGTTTGATCGCCAAAGCCATATTGACGCTGCCCGCCGTTCGGAACGCGCTGGCTGAGGGGCAGCTGCTCCTCAAAGGCGGCACGACCGTTTCGCTGATCTCCGAAGCGGTCTGCGGCGTTCCGCTGAAGATCTGCGGCCGCATCGACCGACGCGGCGCGGGGAGCTGCGCCGAAGACTGCTCGGCCCCTCACAGCCTTCTGCTGCATCGGGGCGTTCCTGCGCCGCTGGACGCCGAGCTTTGGTCCTCCGGAAAATTGAGATTTTCGCCGGGTGACGTCTGCGTGATCGGCGCCAACCTCGTGGATCGTCACGGCCGCGCGGCGATGCTTGCCGGAAGCCCTTTCGGCGGAACGCTGCACTTTTTTACGAGCCTTCCCGCCGAAGGCGTGGAGATGATCGTTGCGGCCGGACTCGAAAAATACGCGCCCTGTTCGCTGGACGACGCCGTGGCCGCCGCGTCGCGTCTCGCCCCCGATCTGTCCATGGGCATGGCGGCAGGTCTGATTCCCATCCCCGGCCGCGTAATCAACGAAGCGGAAGCCTGCAAAATCCTCGGCGCCGCGGAAGTTCAAATCGTCGCGCGGGGCGGAATCCAAGGATCGGAAGGGGGCTGCACGTTGCTGGCGAGCTTTGACGAGCACTCCCAAGGCGAGGCGTTCTTCAACGAAATTCTGGCGTTGTCCGGTGCGGCTTTTCAAAAAAGCGCGGGCGACGCAAAGTCGTTGAAAAGCTGTCTTGACACCGCCTGCGGCCCGACCGGCGCGGAGCACCGCGGCTGCTGGTACCGAAGCCGCCGCAGAGAACTTCCGGTCTAGGATGGCCGTCATGTTTACCGTTGCCGACATGCTCGAGCTGCCCGTTTTCGCCGGCCATGAAATCGCGGCAGGCAAAAAAGGGACGGGAAACCGCGTCCGCTTCATCGATTTCATCGAGATCCCCGACCCTTCCGGCTGGTGCCGCCCCGACACGTTCTCCTTCACGACCGGTTACGCCTTCCGCAACAATCCCGAGCAGATCTGCCGCATCATCCGCGTCTTGAGCGCAGGCAGAGCCGCCGGGCTGGGCGTCAAGCTGGGACGTTTCATCAGCGCGATCCCGCCGGAGGCATTCAGCCTCGCCGACGAGCTGGACTTTCCCCTGGTCATCCTGCCCAAAGGACTGGCTTATGCCGTTGTCTCGCGCACGGTCATGCGCGAGATATTCCGTACCGAACGGAGCTGTCGCGACGACGCCGGCGAGCCTCTCAGCCTTTTTCAGCTGGAGCAGGATCCCGTCGGCCTGCTCGAGTCGCTGAAACGGCAGGGCTGGGAAAGCTCCCGGAGCGTATGGAGCCTGCAATGGGAAAATCTGCCGCCGCAGCGGCCTTCCCTGCCGCCGCCGCGCGCTTTCC
The DNA window shown above is from Pyramidobacter piscolens W5455 and carries:
- a CDS encoding PucR family transcriptional regulator, whose protein sequence is MFTVADMLELPVFAGHEIAAGKKGTGNRVRFIDFIEIPDPSGWCRPDTFSFTTGYAFRNNPEQICRIIRVLSAGRAAGLGVKLGRFISAIPPEAFSLADELDFPLVILPKGLAYAVVSRTVMREIFRTERSCRDDAGEPLSLFQLEQDPVGLLESLKRQGWESSRSVWSLQWENLPPQRPSLPPPRAFQYSANSSLRMLVAQLPGERAENFIEFLKCHLIQQLEHQSLGLSGPAPLEDIVQSFAEAKTALQLGAQLGFDEGVFVYSELELLDLLKKNRPLSELREAASRCLRPLFDEDARKRSNLVQTLRVWFACDGSSEKAAQRLHIHRNTLLYRHRRIMELLPLNRYGSTLFHLALFFLCAKNSAGEES
- a CDS encoding nucleotidyl transferase AbiEii/AbiGii toxin family protein; protein product: MPKYNRSELDVTARKYGFLRDTFEKVLRLKEILSYFNNEEFLKEHILLKGGTAINLMLFSLPRLSVDIDLDFTPNLPREDMLAAREQISAIIKAYMESEGYRLSPASRFHHSLDAFHYSYRNAAGNPDMIKIELNYSLRAHLFELEHRHLLTKAFGEDISVRCVDPMEIFAAKANALLSRAAARDLYDFGNMIADNLFADRKDLFRKSIIFYASISAEELNKTFDIKAIDTLSFQKIRRDLFPVLGQSERRRKFDLDARINAAKEYICDLMTLTGAETEYLDRFKAKEYRPELLFDDRDILNRIQTHPMALWRCRK